A genome region from Streptosporangiales bacterium includes the following:
- a CDS encoding VOC family protein: MDSVVHFEIPADDVARAGSFYRDAFGWNLMPMPEMDYTSVSTTATGEDGMPSSPGAINGGLFTRTEPLTSPVLTINVDDIEAALTKVEQHGGKTLLGKQAVADMGFTGYFTDPEGNTIGLWQNA; the protein is encoded by the coding sequence ATGGACTCGGTTGTGCACTTCGAGATTCCCGCGGACGACGTCGCGCGGGCCGGATCGTTCTACCGTGACGCGTTCGGCTGGAACCTCATGCCGATGCCGGAGATGGACTACACGAGCGTCAGCACCACGGCCACCGGTGAGGACGGCATGCCGTCGTCTCCCGGCGCGATCAACGGCGGCCTGTTCACCCGCACCGAGCCGCTCACGTCGCCGGTCCTCACCATCAACGTCGACGACATCGAGGCGGCGCTCACGAAGGTCGAGCAGCACGGCGGCAAGACGCTCCTCGGCAAGCAGGCGGTCGCCGACATGGGCTTTACCGGTTACTTCACCGACCCCGAGGGCAACACCATCGGCCTCTGGCAGAACGCCTGA
- the pdxT gene encoding pyridoxal 5'-phosphate synthase glutaminase subunit PdxT, with translation MTNVGVLALQGDFAAHAKILTTLGATAREVRVPADLNGLDALVIPGGESTTMTLGIEREGLADPLRELAAHKPVLGTCAGLIMLDQKHLGVLDVVAERNAFGRQVRSFETDLDIVGIDSPVHAVFIRAPWVVSHGAGVEVLAEVDGHPVAVREGRVLAVAFHPELTGETRLHELLLSAA, from the coding sequence GTGACGAACGTCGGCGTGCTCGCGCTGCAGGGCGACTTCGCCGCGCACGCGAAGATCCTCACGACGCTGGGTGCGACCGCGCGCGAGGTGCGCGTCCCCGCCGACCTGAACGGGCTCGACGCGCTGGTGATCCCCGGCGGGGAGTCGACCACCATGACGCTCGGCATCGAGCGCGAGGGACTCGCCGACCCGTTGCGTGAGCTCGCCGCGCACAAGCCCGTGCTCGGCACCTGCGCGGGCCTGATCATGCTCGACCAGAAGCACCTCGGCGTGCTCGACGTCGTCGCCGAGCGCAACGCGTTCGGCCGCCAGGTGCGCTCGTTCGAGACCGACCTCGACATCGTGGGCATCGACTCCCCCGTGCACGCGGTGTTCATCCGCGCGCCGTGGGTGGTGTCGCACGGCGCGGGTGTCGAGGTGCTCGCCGAGGTCGACGGTCACCCGGTCGCCGTCCGCGAGGGCCGCGTGCTCGCGGTCGCGTTCCACCCCGAGCTCACCGGCGAGACCCGGCTCCACGAGCTGCTCCTCTCGGCGGCCTGA
- the pdxS gene encoding pyridoxal 5'-phosphate synthase lyase subunit PdxS — protein sequence MRDESTFRVKAGLAEMLKGGVIMDVVTPDQAKIAEAAGACAVMALERVPADIRRDGGVARMSDPAMIEGIKEAVTIPVMAKARIGHFAEAQVLEALEVDYIDESEVLTPADEVNHIDKWAFKVPFVCGATNLGEALRRLGEGAAMIRSKGEAGTGDIVEAVRHMRVINGQIRRLAVLDDTELATAAKEHQAPLDLVRSVAAAGRLPVVLFCAGGIATPADAALMMQLGAEGVFVGSGIFKSDDPERRAAAIVEATTHFADPVRVASASRGLGPAMTSIESAKLDEGQLLAQRGW from the coding sequence ATGCGAGACGAGTCGACGTTCCGGGTCAAGGCCGGTCTGGCCGAGATGCTCAAGGGCGGCGTCATCATGGACGTCGTCACCCCCGACCAGGCGAAGATCGCCGAGGCCGCGGGCGCGTGTGCGGTGATGGCGCTCGAGCGTGTGCCCGCCGACATCAGGAGGGACGGCGGCGTCGCCCGCATGTCCGATCCGGCGATGATCGAGGGCATCAAGGAGGCCGTCACCATCCCGGTGATGGCGAAGGCCCGCATCGGTCACTTCGCCGAGGCGCAGGTGCTCGAGGCGCTCGAGGTCGACTACATCGACGAGTCCGAGGTGCTGACCCCCGCCGACGAGGTCAACCACATCGACAAGTGGGCGTTCAAGGTGCCGTTCGTCTGCGGCGCCACCAACCTCGGCGAGGCACTGCGCAGGCTCGGCGAAGGCGCGGCGATGATCAGGTCCAAGGGCGAGGCCGGCACCGGCGACATCGTCGAGGCCGTCCGCCACATGCGGGTGATCAACGGCCAGATCCGCCGGCTCGCCGTGCTCGACGACACCGAGCTGGCGACCGCGGCGAAGGAGCACCAGGCACCGCTCGACCTCGTCAGGTCGGTCGCCGCCGCGGGCAGGCTGCCGGTCGTCCTGTTCTGCGCGGGCGGCATCGCGACCCCCGCCGACGCCGCGCTGATGATGCAGCTGGGCGCCGAGGGCGTCTTCGTCGGCTCCGGCATCTTCAAGTCCGACGACCCGGAACGCCGCGCCGCCGCGATCGTCGAGGCCACCACCCACTTCGCCGACCCGGTGCGCGTCGCGTCGGCGTCACGCGGACTCGGCCCCGCGATGACCAGCATCGAGTCGGCCAAGCTCGACGAGGGTCAGCTGCTCGCCCAGCGCGGTTGGTGA